The following proteins are encoded in a genomic region of Magnolia sinica isolate HGM2019 chromosome 1, MsV1, whole genome shotgun sequence:
- the LOC131244018 gene encoding uncharacterized mitochondrial protein AtMg00810-like: MTTVRCLLAVAATQNWIIHQLDVNNAFLHDDLNEEVYMTPPPGCFHQSQADYSLFTLITSTSITLVLVYVGDILVAGTDISQIELFKKILSTHFKTKDLGSFKYFVGLEVAHSPKDSDLLPDLGLFRRLVGRLIYLTITRPDIVYAVNTLSQFMHAFQVPHMTAVTRVLRYIKGYPGEDIFFPSSNSTHVTAYTDSDWVSCPTTRRSTTGYFIQLGTSSISRRTKKQNTVARSFAEAEYRAMLLSLSHWAVMRFTYSEISLQVFSHLLSLQLLSLSHWAAMRFTYCEISFQPRHSDRPVYGVSVPPPLPNTFSCKVVRLDIH, from the exons ATGACTACGGTCCGCTGCTTACTGGCAGTTGCAGCTACCCAAAATTGGATTATTCATCAGCTTGATGTCAACAATGCCTTCTTACACGACGATCTTAATGAAGAAGTATACATGACACCACCACCTGGAT GTTTTCATCAGTCTCAGGCGGATTATTCTTTGTTCACTCTCATCACTTCCACCAGCATCACTCTTGTTCTTGTTTATGTTGGTGACATCCTAGTTGCTGGTACCGACATctctcaaatcgagctttttaagaaaattctctccACTCACTTCAAGACGAAGGACCTTGGTTCCTTTAAGTACTTTGTTGGACTCGAAGTTGCTCACTCTCCCAAAG ATAGTGACCTTCTCCCTGATCTTGGCCTTTTTCGTCGCCTTGTTGGCCGTCTCATCTATCTGACCATCACCAGACCAGACATTGTTTATGCAGTCAACACACTcagtcaattcatgcatgcttTTCAGGTCCCCCACATGACTGCAGTTACCAGAGTTCTCCGCTACATCAAAGGCTACCCCGGCGAAGACATCTTCTTTCCTTCATCCAATAGTACACATGTCACAGCTTATACAGATTCTGATTGGGTCAGCTGTCCCACCACCCGCCGCTCCACCACTGGCTACTTTATTCAGTTAGGCACCAGTTCGATCTCACGGCGCACCAAGAAGCAGAATACAGTTGCTCGCTCTTtcgctgaagctgaatatcgagCTATG CTGCTTTCACTTTCTCATTGGGCGGTGATGAGATTCACCTACAGTGAAATCTCGTTGCAGGTGTTTTCACATTTGCTTTCATTGCAGCTGCTTTCACTTTCTCATTGGGCGGCGATGAGATTCACCTACTGTGAAATCTCATTCCAGCCAAGACACTCAGACCGGCCTGTTTATGgcgtgagtgtccctccacccttgcccaaTACGTTCTCATGTAAAGTGGTAAggcttgatatacattga